Proteins encoded within one genomic window of Caldanaerobius fijiensis DSM 17918:
- a CDS encoding winged helix-turn-helix transcriptional regulator produces MELRKELLNVKCPIAVTQCIVAGKWKLVIIWQLREGPKRFNELKRLLPDIRQGYLTQQLRELERDGLIHRKVYNVVPPKVEYSLTQIGIKFLKVMDQMYEWGNEYIEFLEKEINFSNRPV; encoded by the coding sequence ATGGAATTAAGAAAAGAATTGTTAAATGTAAAATGCCCTATAGCTGTAACTCAATGCATAGTTGCTGGCAAATGGAAGCTTGTCATAATATGGCAGCTTAGAGAAGGGCCCAAGCGTTTCAATGAGTTAAAAAGGCTTTTGCCCGATATAAGGCAAGGGTACTTGACGCAGCAGTTGAGGGAATTGGAGAGGGATGGCCTTATACACAGGAAAGTGTATAACGTGGTACCGCCGAAAGTGGAATATTCGCTGACCCAAATAGGTATTAAATTTCTAAAGGTCATGGATCAAATGTATGAATGGGGTAATGAATACATCGAATTTTTAGAAAAAGAAATCAACTTTAGCAATAGACCAGTTTAA
- a CDS encoding pyridoxamine 5'-phosphate oxidase family protein encodes MEEIVKFLTQNPNGAFATVDNGKPKVRPWQFQFEQDGKFYFCTSNTKNVYRELQKNPYAEFTSTSSDMISVRLSGKVVFTDDLSLKQAVLDKNPSIKAIYKSADNPTFEVFYIEHGEGFLFDISGKVLKKVNF; translated from the coding sequence ATGGAGGAAATAGTTAAGTTTTTGACTCAAAACCCCAATGGCGCTTTTGCTACTGTAGACAATGGAAAGCCCAAGGTAAGGCCATGGCAGTTTCAATTTGAACAAGATGGTAAATTTTATTTTTGTACATCTAATACTAAAAATGTATATAGAGAGCTGCAAAAAAACCCCTATGCTGAATTTACAAGTACATCCAGTGACATGATCAGTGTCAGATTATCAGGCAAAGTAGTGTTTACTGATGACTTAAGTTTAAAACAGGCAGTGCTAGATAAAAACCCAAGTATAAAAGCTATTTATAAATCAGCGGATAATCCAACCTTTGAGGTGTTTTATATAGAGCACGGAGAAGGATTTTTATTCGACATATCTGGTAAAGTGCTTAAAAAAGTCAATTTTTAA
- a CDS encoding multicopper oxidase domain-containing protein — protein MNVDHYKATGEVVFTGPRVKPDLNERGWKDTVRANPGEITRIIARFGDYTGIYPWHCHILEHEDHEMMRPYEVRFE, from the coding sequence ATGAATGTGGATCACTATAAGGCTACCGGTGAAGTTGTGTTTACTGGTCCAAGAGTAAAACCGGATTTAAATGAGCGGGGGTGGAAAGATACTGTAAGAGCCAATCCCGGGGAGATCACAAGAATAATTGCACGCTTTGGCGATTATACCGGCATATATCCGTGGCACTGCCATATATTAGAACATGAAGACCACGAAATGATGAGACCATATGAGGTGCGTTTTGAATAA
- a CDS encoding FMN-dependent NADH-azoreductase gives MSKLLYIKANPKNDDVSRTFRVSEKFIETYREYNPQDEIITLDLYKEKIHFLTLDDINSIFGPKTDSSKDHPILKYAYQFAEADKYVIAAPMWNLGIPSILKAYIDYITVSGITFKYTEQGPVGLMKGKKAIHIMATGGEYTHGPFAGFEMANRYIKTIFGFMGIEVETIVAEKLDIIGEDVEKIVSEAIKRAQEVAKTF, from the coding sequence ATGAGCAAATTGTTGTACATCAAAGCAAACCCCAAAAATGACGATGTATCAAGGACATTCAGGGTATCTGAAAAATTTATAGAAACCTATAGAGAATACAATCCTCAAGATGAGATCATCACTTTAGATCTGTACAAAGAAAAAATACACTTTTTGACGCTGGATGACATCAACAGCATATTTGGGCCAAAAACTGACAGCTCAAAAGACCATCCAATATTAAAATACGCATATCAGTTTGCAGAAGCTGATAAGTACGTTATAGCTGCTCCTATGTGGAACTTGGGTATTCCCTCCATTTTAAAGGCCTACATCGACTACATAACAGTATCAGGTATAACGTTCAAGTACACAGAGCAAGGGCCTGTAGGGTTGATGAAGGGCAAAAAAGCCATTCACATCATGGCCACTGGCGGAGAATACACTCATGGACCTTTTGCAGGGTTTGAAATGGCAAACAGATATATAAAGACAATATTTGGTTTTATGGGAATTGAAGTAGAAACCATCGTAGCAGAGAAGCTGGATATAATAGGAGAAGATGTGGAAAAAATAGTGTCAGAGGCAATAAAGCGAGCTCAGGAAGTCGCTAAAACATTTTAA